Proteins encoded in a region of the Puniceibacterium sp. IMCC21224 genome:
- a CDS encoding Lrp/AsnC family transcriptional regulator — translation MVRIDDTDRKILIALQQDAGQSLDDIAKSVGSSKTPVWNRIRKLREAGVIGPQTVVLDAEALGFEACFFVLIRTSEHEADWQQAFLRALQERPEVQEAHRLAGDIDYILKVRVRNARAYDAFYQALISEVRVHNVTALLSMEEIKSTTALPL, via the coding sequence ATGGTTCGCATTGACGACACGGATCGAAAAATTCTGATCGCCCTGCAACAGGATGCGGGTCAATCGCTGGACGATATCGCGAAATCTGTGGGGTCCTCAAAGACACCCGTGTGGAACCGGATCCGCAAATTGCGCGAGGCCGGCGTGATTGGCCCGCAGACCGTGGTTCTGGATGCCGAGGCTTTGGGATTTGAGGCGTGCTTTTTTGTGCTGATCCGCACATCTGAACATGAAGCCGACTGGCAACAGGCATTCCTGCGAGCGCTTCAGGAACGCCCCGAGGTACAGGAAGCCCACCGGCTGGCGGGGGACATCGACTATATCCTCAAGGTGCGGGTTCGTAACGCGCGTGCCTATGACGCATTTTATCAGGCGCTGATATCCGAGGTGCGGGTCCACAACGTCACCGCGCTCTTGTCGATGGAAGAGATCAAGTCGACGACGGCGTTGCCACTGTGA
- a CDS encoding tripartite tricarboxylate transporter substrate binding protein translates to MKNFMKIVMAGVTTTLLAGSAAYAEDWRPDQPVRMIVAFAPGGPVDLVGREIAQRLGEFLGQPVIVENMGGAGGIIGAQHVASSDPDGQTIFFAAAGNVVIRPLMDGNTEIAKQLRSVGLVSKSPHAMVVNNDLEVQNVAELIAYAKEHPGELNFGSAGTGAAAHLGFEMFKLATGVEIEHIPYKGSAPAIVDLAAGAVDMSLSSIPSLTAMLEAGKIRMIALTDEAPSDIGVPLVSDTVEGYAYSTWYGVMVPTATDDSVVAALNEGLAVAVSDEALRERMAGMGAKLVHSTPEEMEAFFNVEVEKWDKVIEAAGLRK, encoded by the coding sequence ATGAAGAATTTCATGAAAATCGTGATGGCGGGGGTCACTACGACACTGCTGGCAGGCTCAGCCGCCTACGCCGAGGATTGGCGCCCAGATCAGCCGGTGCGCATGATCGTTGCGTTTGCGCCGGGCGGCCCCGTCGATCTGGTGGGCCGCGAAATCGCGCAGCGTCTTGGTGAATTCCTTGGCCAGCCGGTCATCGTCGAAAATATGGGCGGCGCTGGTGGGATTATCGGCGCACAGCATGTCGCTTCGTCTGATCCCGACGGGCAGACCATATTTTTTGCCGCTGCCGGGAACGTGGTGATCCGCCCGCTGATGGACGGCAACACCGAAATCGCCAAGCAATTGCGCTCGGTTGGTCTGGTGTCGAAAAGCCCGCATGCGATGGTCGTCAACAACGACCTCGAGGTGCAAAACGTTGCTGAGCTGATCGCATACGCCAAGGAGCATCCCGGAGAGCTGAACTTTGGCTCGGCGGGGACAGGTGCTGCCGCTCACCTTGGGTTCGAGATGTTCAAACTCGCGACCGGTGTCGAGATCGAGCATATTCCTTACAAGGGCTCTGCCCCGGCCATCGTCGATCTTGCGGCGGGCGCGGTTGATATGTCGCTCAGCTCGATTCCATCGCTGACAGCCATGCTTGAAGCGGGCAAAATCCGGATGATTGCCCTCACCGACGAAGCCCCGAGCGATATCGGCGTGCCGCTGGTCTCTGACACCGTCGAAGGCTACGCGTATTCAACATGGTACGGCGTTATGGTTCCAACAGCGACCGATGACAGCGTCGTGGCCGCCCTGAACGAAGGTCTGGCCGTCGCGGTTTCGGATGAGGCCCTCAGAGAGCGCATGGCAGGAATGGGTGCCAAACTGGTCCACAGCACGCCCGAAGAGATGGAGGCGTTCTTTAACGTAGAAGTTGAGAAATGGGACAAAGTCATCGAAGCTGCCGGCCTCAGAAAATGA
- a CDS encoding ABC transporter substrate-binding protein: MKISALLGNYPGTRFFRDTPNPDLDVDFLPGRPVTHFRKFARDLHIDIAEFPIMTFLMAHEREAPLALLPAVVLGGYQHAHLFCKAGGPIRHPADLAGKRIGVRAYPVTTVTWLRDILEREHGVSRNDITWVTFEEPHLDNFDNPANVSPAPDGLTAEEMLNNGALDAAVLRAAPDGYDFVPVIPNPHSAGKTWCQRESAIQINHVMTVPRTFAARHPLVVTNFIQALETSIKMAGNPTPFGRKAVEPSLSLAIACARRQGIIRKTANVDNLYSCNGLG, encoded by the coding sequence GTGAAAATTTCAGCACTCTTGGGCAATTACCCCGGTACGCGGTTTTTCAGGGACACCCCTAACCCGGATCTTGATGTTGACTTTCTGCCGGGTCGCCCTGTGACGCATTTTCGTAAATTCGCGCGCGATCTTCATATTGATATCGCTGAATTTCCGATCATGACCTTTCTCATGGCGCATGAACGCGAGGCCCCGCTGGCGCTGCTTCCAGCGGTTGTTTTGGGCGGCTATCAGCATGCCCATTTGTTCTGCAAAGCGGGCGGCCCCATCCGACACCCGGCCGATCTGGCAGGCAAACGGATCGGAGTGCGTGCGTATCCGGTCACGACGGTGACATGGCTGCGCGACATCCTCGAACGCGAGCACGGGGTTAGCCGGAACGATATCACCTGGGTCACATTCGAAGAGCCGCATCTGGACAATTTCGACAACCCGGCGAATGTCAGCCCCGCCCCGGATGGCCTCACCGCCGAAGAGATGCTGAACAACGGCGCGCTGGACGCAGCGGTGCTACGCGCCGCCCCCGATGGGTACGATTTTGTGCCCGTGATCCCCAATCCGCACAGCGCAGGCAAAACATGGTGCCAGCGCGAAAGCGCCATCCAGATCAATCATGTCATGACGGTTCCGCGCACCTTTGCCGCTCGACACCCGTTGGTGGTGACCAACTTCATACAGGCGCTTGAAACCAGCATTAAGATGGCTGGGAACCCAACACCATTCGGGCGAAAGGCGGTGGAGCCAAGCCTGAGCCTTGCGATCGCTTGCGCACGGCGACAGGGCATAATCCGCAAGACAGCAAATGTCGACAATCTTTACAGTTGCAATGGCCTCGGATGA
- a CDS encoding nitroreductase family protein, with translation MGKIQNEHVKPTHDEDRISQLFAGRYGASDAEMPGYCGQVLDTILGHSTVRSYLPDPVAEDDIKVAIAAAQSAPSSSMLQLWNVVTVTDPARKSRLADLANRQKHIYAAPLLMVWICDLSRLRRMTETEGVTADGLDYMELFLTSVVDVTLAAQNACVALESMGYGTCYIGSMRSNPIELSAELNLPKGAFSVFGLTVGRENPDHPASVKPRLPQRTVRHHETFDADKQDQDIETYNATMRIFQEQQNMAVMNWSLKSAERVASAEVLKNRDKLRGFLETLGFSFK, from the coding sequence ATGGGTAAAATTCAAAACGAACATGTTAAGCCAACGCATGACGAGGACCGGATTTCGCAACTGTTTGCTGGTCGCTACGGCGCATCTGATGCTGAGATGCCGGGGTATTGCGGGCAGGTTCTGGATACGATCCTGGGGCACAGTACTGTTCGATCCTATCTGCCAGATCCGGTCGCAGAAGATGACATCAAGGTTGCGATCGCAGCCGCGCAATCCGCGCCGTCCTCGTCCATGCTTCAGCTTTGGAATGTGGTGACGGTCACTGACCCGGCACGCAAATCACGCCTGGCGGATTTGGCCAATCGGCAAAAACATATCTATGCCGCGCCATTGCTCATGGTCTGGATCTGCGACCTGTCCCGCTTGCGTCGGATGACGGAAACCGAAGGTGTCACTGCTGATGGGCTAGACTATATGGAGCTGTTTCTGACGTCGGTTGTCGATGTGACGCTTGCTGCGCAGAATGCTTGTGTGGCGCTGGAATCAATGGGGTATGGCACCTGCTACATCGGCTCGATGCGGAGCAATCCGATTGAATTGTCGGCCGAACTGAACCTGCCCAAAGGGGCGTTTTCGGTGTTCGGGCTTACGGTCGGGCGCGAAAATCCTGACCATCCTGCCTCGGTCAAACCCAGGCTGCCGCAGCGCACGGTGCGCCATCACGAAACCTTTGACGCAGACAAGCAGGATCAGGACATCGAGACCTATAATGCCACGATGCGGATCTTTCAGGAGCAGCAGAACATGGCAGTCATGAACTGGTCGCTTAAGTCCGCCGAACGCGTTGCGTCTGCCGAGGTTCTGAAAAACCGTGACAAGCTTCGGGGGTTTCTTGAGACGCTGGGCTTTTCGTTCAAGTAA